The following are encoded in a window of Aquipuribacter nitratireducens genomic DNA:
- a CDS encoding YhgE/Pip domain-containing protein: protein MTRPTAVRSATPRLTTLAGLALVPAVVAGALAWGLHDPVADLDAVEAAVVNLDEPVTVDGQYTPLGRQVVAALTAGVGIDGEPLSTEGPELTWTLTDAPGADAGLGDGRYAAVVTIPEEFSAAATSLAGDDASEAVTATLDVRTSDTGPVADGVVAGLVGTVVADTLGQELTNAVLDGLYVGFGDVATSLGDAADGAGELGDGTHQLADGLGATDDGAGQLADGLDELSSGTTGLADGAGRLAAGARAGADGAGQLADGLGALSSGTSRLATGTDELASGARAGAAGAGELAAGIRRIADGTSGLPDDARALAAGADQVADGSEELATQLGLLAAGVDTAADGTEELGAGAGALAAGTGAVDAGVQELATGAAGVRDLLAGELSACHADPAADCAGLETALTAATSLATGADDLAAETPALAGGAAELVAGVDPLAAGLREAADGAAAAAAGTEELAGGARQVATGTDALAAGLPALVDGIGRTADGARRLAAGSDALAGGVGELATGADGLADGARRSADGAQQLASGSDRLADGVDELASGAGQLADGARRSADGAGQLADGTGQLASGASELAAGTDELATGLREGAGQVPVYDATEREQLTGVAAQPVTASTDGTGGAVERALAYLAALALGVAALVTFLLLRAVPVRAVSSRAGSVALAVRAFAPAALVALAQAPLVAAVLGAALDLGMGRTGLLAVVLAVVGLALAATNQALVAWLGGAGRLVSLALLAVSVPVALVGTAPEAFRALVAWTPIAPAADALRAVVLGGSGGTAVAALVVWVLAGLGATVLAVVRERRVGPGRLARLSAG from the coding sequence GTGACCCGACCCACCGCTGTCCGTTCCGCGACCCCCCGCCTCACGACCCTCGCCGGGCTCGCGCTCGTGCCCGCCGTCGTCGCCGGCGCCCTGGCGTGGGGCCTCCACGACCCCGTCGCCGACCTCGACGCCGTCGAGGCCGCCGTCGTCAACCTCGACGAGCCCGTGACGGTCGACGGGCAGTACACGCCGCTGGGCCGGCAGGTCGTCGCCGCCCTCACCGCGGGCGTCGGCATCGACGGCGAGCCCCTGTCGACCGAGGGGCCCGAGCTCACGTGGACCCTCACCGACGCCCCAGGCGCCGACGCAGGGCTCGGCGACGGCAGGTACGCCGCCGTCGTGACGATCCCCGAGGAGTTCTCCGCCGCGGCTACCTCCCTGGCCGGCGACGACGCGTCGGAGGCGGTCACCGCCACGCTCGACGTCCGCACCTCCGACACCGGGCCGGTCGCCGACGGGGTCGTCGCCGGGCTCGTCGGCACCGTCGTCGCCGACACGCTCGGGCAGGAGCTGACGAACGCGGTGCTCGACGGGCTCTACGTCGGCTTCGGTGACGTCGCGACCTCCCTCGGCGACGCCGCCGACGGCGCCGGGGAGCTCGGCGACGGCACGCACCAGCTCGCCGACGGGCTCGGCGCCACGGACGACGGCGCCGGGCAGCTCGCCGACGGGCTCGACGAGCTGAGCAGCGGCACCACCGGGCTCGCCGACGGCGCCGGCCGGCTCGCCGCGGGCGCCCGGGCGGGCGCCGACGGGGCCGGGCAGCTCGCCGACGGGCTGGGCGCGCTCAGCAGCGGCACGTCCCGCCTCGCCACCGGCACCGACGAGCTCGCCTCCGGGGCCCGTGCAGGCGCTGCCGGAGCGGGTGAGCTCGCCGCGGGGATCAGGCGCATCGCCGACGGGACGAGCGGCCTCCCGGACGACGCCCGCGCCCTCGCCGCCGGGGCCGACCAGGTCGCCGACGGCAGCGAGGAGCTGGCCACGCAGCTGGGGCTGCTCGCCGCCGGGGTGGACACGGCCGCCGACGGCACCGAGGAGCTCGGCGCCGGTGCCGGCGCACTCGCCGCGGGCACCGGGGCCGTGGACGCCGGCGTGCAGGAGCTGGCGACCGGCGCCGCCGGCGTCCGCGACCTCCTCGCGGGCGAGCTGAGCGCGTGCCACGCGGATCCCGCCGCGGACTGCGCGGGCCTCGAGACAGCGCTCACCGCGGCGACCTCCCTCGCCACCGGGGCCGACGACCTCGCCGCGGAGACCCCGGCCCTGGCCGGTGGCGCGGCCGAGCTCGTCGCCGGCGTCGACCCGCTCGCCGCCGGACTGCGCGAGGCCGCCGACGGGGCCGCAGCCGCGGCCGCCGGCACCGAGGAGCTCGCCGGCGGTGCCCGCCAGGTCGCCACCGGCACCGACGCCCTCGCCGCCGGCCTGCCCGCCCTCGTCGACGGCATCGGGCGGACCGCGGACGGCGCCCGCCGGCTGGCGGCCGGGTCCGACGCGCTCGCCGGCGGGGTCGGCGAGCTCGCCACCGGCGCCGACGGGCTCGCCGACGGGGCGCGGCGCTCCGCCGACGGGGCGCAGCAGCTGGCGTCCGGCTCCGACCGGCTCGCCGACGGCGTCGACGAGCTGGCGTCCGGCGCCGGGCAGCTCGCCGACGGGGCCCGTCGGTCCGCCGACGGGGCGGGGCAGCTCGCCGACGGCACCGGGCAGCTCGCCTCCGGTGCCTCCGAGCTCGCCGCCGGCACCGACGAGCTCGCGACGGGTCTGCGGGAGGGGGCCGGCCAGGTGCCGGTCTACGACGCGACCGAGCGGGAGCAGCTCACGGGCGTCGCCGCCCAGCCCGTCACCGCGAGCACCGACGGGACCGGCGGCGCGGTCGAGCGGGCGCTCGCCTACCTCGCGGCCCTCGCCCTCGGCGTCGCCGCGCTCGTCACCTTCCTCCTCCTGCGGGCCGTGCCCGTCCGGGCCGTCAGCAGCCGGGCCGGCTCGGTCGCGCTCGCGGTGCGGGCCTTCGCGCCCGCCGCGCTCGTCGCCCTCGCGCAGGCGCCCCTCGTGGCGGCGGTGCTCGGCGCGGCGCTCGACCTCGGCATGGGGCGCACCGGGCTCCTGGCGGTCGTGCTGGCGGTCGTGGGGCTCGCGCTCGCCGCCACCAACCAGGCGCTGGTCGCGTGGCTCGGCGGGGCCGGACGGCTGGTCTCGCTCGCGCTCCTCGCCGTGAGCGTGCCGGTCGCGCTCGTCGGCACGGCGCCGGAGGCGTTCCGCGCCCTCGTGGCGTGGACCCCGATCGCCCCCGCCGCGGACGCGCTGCGCGCGGTCGTCCTCGGCGGCTCGGGCGGGACCGCCGTCGCCGCCCTCGTGGTGTGGGTGCTCGCCGGGCTCGGCGCGACCGTCCTCGCCGTCGTGCGGGAGCGGCGCGTGGGTCCCGGCCGCCTCGCCCGGCTGTCGGCGGGCTGA
- a CDS encoding ATP-binding cassette domain-containing protein, whose translation MRLLTDLWATSPGRTALVGVLVLVGAGGRAGAAALAGPVLVDRSVAAFSALVVCLVGAVLAALVGRLVLAGLSADWAADVRRRACRVAFAQELTRLEHTPVGELLDRIDHDMHDTAALVRNQGLHILTSILTAVLAVVTALVVWWPAGVALAALSVLLVVVLRPVALRIGPLREREEAAWSDLAAVMEEGVHGQDDVRTTLAQPYVTRLYAQRASQVLARGKEVWRLSAVLVGGALGMVAVALALLVVSGAALVGADRLTAAALTSVWVLALGFAGTVSTVSHNVAELQNALGAWTRVRLLLDSPQEPTGGHAPRDGDIEVRGLTFRYPDDPDGPPALRDVHLAFRRGRSYAVVGRTGAGKSTLSSVLTRAVPVPRGAVFLRDAEGETDLVDVDLQRLRRVVAVVPQRTEILAGTLAENVALFDPDLLPRVPEVLRELGLDAWVAELPDGLDTRLGDGGHALSAGQAQLVAFARILVRDPRVVVLDEATARMDPVTEARVRAATDRLLADRIGIVVAHRLSSVSRCDEVVVLADGRVVEAGPLADSRRFAELLATAGGARDLDLDADAALGLDPTPAPTVSTSSPPTVTPPGPARGPAAQRTPRARPWREIARLCVNDPRLGLVAIAAFSLVVVFGFDGSVLAWLWTDLVDGTGSLVWPAVGIVTALLLPVPASLVAFRRFPEWWVTQMLRLGLRLLRGQTGPRRVSRHQPAEVVAQTGDTERVVVIADNLYDQALGLGLVVVMTVVSGSVVPGLFFLGTMVVSGLVALAFGSGLHRLAGEAIATRAAFASSLASSLAAARTVKLSGATPAVLAHLARLDDVRSATLAREVRLTVWASAAPPVLSGLLPVVAWSLYLRGELSSTATFVAVTTLGAAQWFGYTTASIASRYPSARVWLRRATEMAGVDTLSRPVPGVDLARGTAPAPEPPPRVPLQRLELRGFTSLHDDGVPGARDVDLVVDRGELVLLVGPVGSGKSSLLRALAGILRHDGTLRWNGETVADPASFLRPQQVGYVSQLPRVLSGTIAENVHLGHAVEVEGALSTAQLDRDVASAGGLATVIGHKGVRLSGGQLQRLALARALAPRTELLVADDVSSALDVETELDLWQALRERGTTVVGSTSKRAALERADRVVVMVGGVVVAQGPWSRLQGDWGRLAG comes from the coding sequence GTGCGCCTGCTCACGGACCTGTGGGCGACGTCCCCGGGACGGACCGCCCTCGTCGGCGTGCTCGTCCTCGTCGGAGCGGGCGGGCGCGCGGGTGCCGCCGCGCTCGCCGGTCCGGTCCTCGTCGACCGGTCCGTCGCGGCGTTCAGCGCCCTCGTCGTGTGCCTCGTCGGTGCCGTCCTCGCCGCGCTCGTCGGCCGCCTCGTCCTCGCGGGCCTGTCGGCGGACTGGGCCGCCGACGTGCGACGGCGCGCGTGCCGCGTCGCGTTCGCGCAGGAGCTGACCCGCCTCGAGCACACTCCCGTCGGGGAGCTGCTCGACCGCATCGACCACGACATGCACGACACCGCGGCGCTGGTCCGCAACCAGGGTCTCCACATCCTCACGTCGATCCTCACGGCCGTGCTCGCCGTCGTCACCGCGCTCGTCGTCTGGTGGCCCGCGGGTGTCGCGCTCGCCGCGCTCAGCGTCCTGCTCGTCGTCGTCCTGCGCCCTGTCGCGCTGCGCATCGGGCCGTTGCGCGAGCGCGAGGAGGCGGCGTGGTCCGACCTCGCCGCCGTCATGGAGGAAGGCGTCCACGGCCAGGACGACGTGCGGACCACCCTCGCCCAGCCGTACGTCACGCGGCTGTACGCCCAGCGCGCGTCGCAGGTGCTCGCCCGCGGCAAGGAGGTGTGGCGGCTGTCGGCGGTCCTCGTCGGCGGCGCGCTCGGCATGGTCGCGGTGGCGCTCGCGCTCCTCGTCGTCTCCGGCGCCGCGCTCGTCGGCGCCGACCGGCTCACCGCGGCCGCGCTCACCAGCGTGTGGGTGCTCGCGCTCGGGTTCGCGGGCACCGTCAGCACCGTCTCCCACAACGTCGCCGAGCTGCAGAACGCCCTCGGCGCCTGGACGCGGGTGAGGCTGCTCCTCGACTCCCCGCAGGAGCCGACGGGCGGGCACGCCCCCCGCGACGGCGACATCGAGGTGCGCGGGCTGACGTTCCGCTACCCCGACGACCCCGACGGGCCGCCGGCGCTGCGCGACGTCCACCTCGCCTTCCGGCGGGGCCGCTCCTACGCCGTCGTCGGGCGCACCGGCGCAGGCAAGTCGACCCTGTCCTCGGTCCTCACCCGCGCCGTCCCCGTCCCCCGCGGGGCCGTGTTCCTCCGAGACGCGGAGGGCGAGACCGACCTCGTCGACGTCGACCTGCAGCGGCTGCGTCGCGTCGTCGCCGTCGTGCCGCAGCGCACGGAGATCCTCGCCGGCACCCTCGCGGAGAACGTCGCGCTCTTCGACCCCGACCTGCTCCCGCGCGTGCCCGAGGTGCTCCGCGAGCTCGGGCTCGACGCGTGGGTCGCGGAGCTGCCCGACGGCCTCGACACGCGCCTCGGCGACGGCGGTCACGCACTGTCCGCCGGTCAGGCGCAGCTCGTGGCGTTCGCCCGCATCCTCGTCCGCGACCCGCGCGTCGTCGTGCTCGACGAGGCGACCGCCCGGATGGACCCGGTGACGGAGGCCCGCGTGCGCGCCGCCACCGACCGGCTCCTCGCGGACCGGATCGGGATCGTCGTCGCGCACCGGCTGTCGTCGGTGAGCCGCTGCGACGAGGTCGTCGTCCTCGCCGACGGGCGGGTCGTGGAAGCCGGGCCGCTCGCGGACTCCCGCCGCTTCGCCGAGCTGCTCGCGACCGCCGGCGGGGCGCGCGACCTCGACCTCGACGCCGATGCGGCGCTCGGCCTCGACCCCACGCCCGCCCCCACCGTGTCGACCTCCAGCCCGCCGACCGTCACCCCGCCGGGGCCCGCCCGCGGCCCGGCGGCGCAGCGGACCCCGCGCGCTCGGCCGTGGCGGGAGATCGCCCGGCTGTGCGTCAACGACCCCCGCCTCGGCCTCGTCGCCATCGCGGCGTTCTCGCTCGTCGTCGTCTTCGGGTTCGACGGCTCCGTCCTCGCGTGGCTGTGGACGGACCTCGTCGACGGCACCGGCAGCCTCGTGTGGCCGGCGGTCGGGATCGTGACGGCGCTGCTGCTGCCGGTCCCGGCGAGCCTCGTCGCGTTCCGCAGGTTCCCCGAGTGGTGGGTGACGCAGATGCTGCGGCTGGGCCTGCGGCTCCTGCGGGGGCAGACGGGCCCGCGCCGGGTGAGCCGGCACCAGCCGGCGGAGGTCGTCGCCCAGACCGGCGACACCGAGCGCGTCGTCGTCATCGCCGACAACCTCTACGACCAGGCGCTCGGGCTCGGTCTCGTCGTCGTCATGACGGTCGTGTCCGGCTCCGTCGTGCCCGGCCTGTTCTTCCTCGGGACGATGGTCGTGTCGGGTCTCGTCGCGCTCGCGTTCGGGTCGGGCCTGCACCGGCTCGCGGGGGAGGCCATCGCGACCCGTGCCGCGTTCGCGTCGTCGCTCGCCTCCTCGCTCGCGGCCGCCCGCACGGTCAAGCTGTCGGGAGCGACGCCGGCGGTGCTCGCGCACCTCGCGCGGCTCGACGACGTGCGCAGCGCGACGCTCGCCCGCGAGGTCCGCCTCACGGTGTGGGCGAGCGCCGCGCCGCCCGTGCTGTCGGGGCTGCTGCCCGTGGTGGCGTGGTCGCTGTACCTGCGGGGGGAGCTGTCGAGCACGGCGACCTTCGTCGCCGTCACGACGCTCGGGGCAGCGCAGTGGTTCGGGTACACGACGGCGTCGATCGCGTCCCGCTACCCCTCGGCCCGGGTGTGGCTGCGGCGCGCGACGGAGATGGCGGGCGTCGACACCCTGTCGCGTCCCGTGCCCGGGGTCGACCTCGCCCGCGGGACAGCCCCGGCGCCCGAACCGCCGCCGCGCGTGCCGCTGCAGCGCCTGGAGCTGCGCGGGTTCACGTCGCTGCACGACGACGGCGTCCCCGGTGCCCGGGACGTCGACCTCGTCGTCGACCGCGGTGAGCTCGTCCTGCTGGTCGGGCCCGTCGGGTCGGGCAAGTCGTCGCTGCTGCGGGCGCTCGCCGGCATCCTCCGCCACGACGGCACGCTGCGCTGGAACGGGGAGACGGTCGCCGACCCCGCCTCGTTCCTGCGCCCGCAGCAGGTCGGCTACGTCTCGCAGCTGCCGCGGGTGCTGTCGGGGACGATCGCGGAGAACGTCCACCTCGGCCACGCCGTCGAGGTCGAGGGTGCGCTCAGCACCGCCCAGCTCGACCGGGACGTCGCGAGCGCCGGGGGCCTCGCGACCGTCATCGGCCACAAGGGCGTGCGGCTGTCGGGCGGGCAGCTGCAGCGCCTCGCGCTCGCCCGGGCGCTCGCCCCGCGCACGGAGCTGCTCGTCGCCGACGACGTGTCGAGCGCGCTCGACGTCGAGACCGAGCTCGACCTGTGGCAGGCGCTGCGCGAGCGCGGCACGACGGTCGTCGGGTCGACGTCGAAGCGGGCGGCGCTCGAGCGCGCTGACCGCGTCGTCGTCATGGTCGGTGGGGTCGTCGTCGCGCAGGGGCCGTGGTCGCGGCTGCAGGGCGACTGGGGACGGCTCGCGGGCTGA
- the argG gene encoding argininosuccinate synthase, translated as MSKVLTSLPVGERVGIAFSGGLDTSVAVAWMRERGAVPCTYTADLGQYDEPDIASVPGRAQQYGAEIARLVDCREALVEEGLAALTCGAFHIRSGGRTYFNTTPLGRAVTGTLLVRAMLEDDVQVWGDGSTFKGNDIERFYRYGLLANPALRIYKPWLDAAFVHELGGRTEMSEWLLARDLPYRSSVEKAYSTDANIWGATHEAKALEHLDTGIELVEPIMGVRFWDPEVEIPSEDVTLTFEQGRPVAVNGRRFASAVDLVLEVNAIGGRHGLGMSDQIENRIIEAKSRGIYEAPGMALLHAAYERLVNAVHNEDTLATYHAEGRRLGRLMYEGRWLDPQALMLRESLQRWVGTAVTGDVTLRLRRGEDYSVVDTSGPAFSYHPDKLSMERTEDSAFGPVDRIGQLTMRNLDIADSRARLEQYASLGMVGSGHAALIGAQAGTALIGELREGGAEAIASRGAVSEDDALLDRAAMEAGTD; from the coding sequence GTGTCCAAGGTCCTCACGTCCCTGCCCGTCGGCGAGCGCGTCGGCATCGCGTTCTCCGGGGGGCTCGACACCTCCGTCGCCGTCGCGTGGATGCGCGAGCGCGGCGCGGTGCCGTGCACGTACACCGCCGACCTCGGCCAGTACGACGAGCCCGACATCGCCTCCGTCCCCGGCCGCGCCCAGCAGTACGGCGCCGAGATCGCGCGTCTCGTCGACTGCCGCGAGGCGCTCGTCGAGGAGGGCCTGGCGGCCCTCACGTGCGGCGCGTTCCACATCCGCTCCGGGGGACGGACGTACTTCAACACGACGCCGCTCGGTCGGGCCGTGACGGGCACGCTCCTCGTGCGCGCGATGCTCGAGGACGACGTCCAGGTGTGGGGCGACGGCTCGACGTTCAAGGGCAACGACATCGAGCGCTTCTACCGCTACGGGCTGCTCGCCAACCCCGCGCTCCGCATCTACAAGCCGTGGCTCGACGCGGCGTTCGTCCACGAGCTCGGCGGGCGCACGGAGATGTCGGAGTGGCTCCTGGCCCGCGACCTGCCCTACCGCTCGAGCGTGGAGAAGGCGTACTCGACGGACGCCAACATCTGGGGCGCCACCCACGAGGCGAAGGCGCTCGAGCACCTCGACACCGGCATCGAGCTCGTCGAGCCGATCATGGGGGTGCGGTTCTGGGACCCTGAGGTCGAGATCCCCTCCGAGGACGTCACCCTCACGTTCGAGCAGGGCCGCCCCGTCGCCGTGAACGGCCGCCGCTTCGCCTCCGCCGTCGACCTCGTCCTCGAGGTCAACGCCATCGGCGGCCGGCACGGGCTCGGCATGTCCGACCAGATCGAGAACCGCATCATCGAGGCGAAGAGCCGCGGCATCTACGAGGCGCCCGGCATGGCGCTGCTCCACGCAGCGTACGAGCGGCTCGTCAACGCGGTCCACAACGAGGACACCCTCGCGACGTACCACGCCGAGGGCCGCCGGCTCGGTCGCCTCATGTACGAGGGCCGCTGGCTCGACCCGCAGGCCCTCATGCTGCGCGAGTCCCTCCAGCGCTGGGTCGGCACGGCCGTCACCGGTGACGTGACGCTGCGGCTGCGCCGGGGCGAGGACTACTCGGTCGTCGACACGAGCGGTCCGGCCTTCAGCTACCACCCGGACAAGCTGTCGATGGAGCGGACGGAGGACTCCGCCTTCGGTCCCGTCGACCGGATCGGGCAGCTGACGATGCGCAACCTCGACATCGCCGACTCCCGAGCCCGCCTCGAGCAGTACGCCTCGCTCGGCATGGTCGGCAGCGGTCACGCCGCCCTCATCGGCGCGCAGGCCGGTACCGCCCTCATCGGCGAGCTCCGGGAGGGCGGCGCCGAGGCGATCGCCTCGCGCGGCGCGGTCAGCGAGGACGACGCCCTCCTCGACCGGGCGGCGATGGAGGCCGGGACCGACTGA
- a CDS encoding ROK family glucokinase encodes MTDLLRRPSRSDVLTVGVDIGGTKIAAGCVTADGVVVDRTRRRTPDLSTAPSVVEDTIVDAVRELAGRNRVLAVGIAAAGFVAADRRTVLFAPHLSWRREPLRDALYGRLRLPVVVENDANASAWAEWRFGAGRGESHLVVVNLGTGIGGAVLVGGVVQRGRYGIAGEFGHMQVVAGGHRCECGNRGCWEQYASGNALVREARALAASGSPTAHALLRAAGGDPTAITGPLVSEVATAGDPAAAELLAEVGEWLGVGIANLVAAYDPGRVVVGGGVSEAGELLLAPTRRAFSRSLTGRGFRPEADVVAARLGNDAGVVGAADLARPFARRLARARYRREQARAARPD; translated from the coding sequence GTGACTGATCTCCTCCGCCGCCCCTCCCGCAGCGACGTCCTCACGGTCGGCGTCGACATCGGCGGCACCAAGATCGCAGCCGGCTGCGTCACCGCCGACGGCGTCGTCGTCGACCGGACCCGTCGCCGCACACCGGACCTCAGCACGGCGCCGTCCGTCGTCGAGGACACGATCGTCGACGCGGTGCGCGAGCTCGCCGGGCGCAACCGCGTCCTCGCCGTCGGCATCGCCGCCGCCGGCTTCGTCGCCGCCGACCGCCGGACCGTCCTCTTCGCCCCGCACCTGTCGTGGCGCCGAGAGCCGCTGCGGGACGCGCTGTACGGGCGGCTGCGCCTACCCGTCGTCGTCGAGAACGACGCCAACGCCTCCGCCTGGGCGGAGTGGCGCTTCGGCGCAGGACGCGGCGAGAGCCACCTCGTGGTCGTCAACCTCGGCACCGGCATCGGCGGTGCGGTCCTCGTCGGCGGCGTCGTCCAGCGCGGCCGGTACGGGATCGCGGGCGAGTTCGGTCACATGCAGGTGGTCGCCGGCGGGCACCGCTGCGAGTGCGGCAACCGCGGCTGCTGGGAGCAGTACGCGAGCGGGAACGCCCTCGTGCGGGAGGCACGCGCCCTCGCGGCCAGCGGCTCACCGACGGCGCACGCCCTCCTGCGGGCCGCGGGCGGCGACCCGACGGCGATCACCGGCCCGCTCGTCAGCGAGGTCGCCACGGCCGGCGACCCCGCGGCGGCGGAGCTCCTCGCCGAGGTCGGCGAGTGGCTCGGCGTCGGCATCGCGAACCTCGTCGCCGCCTACGACCCCGGCCGCGTGGTGGTCGGCGGCGGCGTGTCGGAGGCGGGCGAGCTCCTGCTCGCACCGACCCGCCGGGCGTTCTCCCGCTCCCTGACGGGTCGGGGCTTCCGGCCCGAGGCCGACGTCGTGGCTGCCCGGCTCGGCAACGACGCGGGAGTCGTCGGGGCCGCCGACCTCGCCCGACCCTTCGCCCGGCGGCTCGCCCGCGCGCGGTACCGGCGCGAGCAGGCTCGGGCGGCACGCCCCGACTGA
- a CDS encoding methylglyoxal synthase, with translation MPTAQHVALVAHDNMKVELLRWAGHNRGTLSAHHLYATGTTGTMLEFELGLPVHRFMSGPIGGDQQIGAKIAEGVIDLLVFFWDPLEAQPHDPDVRALLRLGVVWNVPMACNTASADLLISSPLFGGEYERHRPDYGQRSAP, from the coding sequence GTGCCCACCGCCCAGCACGTCGCGCTCGTCGCCCACGACAACATGAAGGTCGAGCTGCTCCGCTGGGCCGGCCACAACCGGGGAACCCTGTCGGCGCACCACCTGTACGCCACGGGCACGACCGGCACGATGCTGGAGTTCGAGCTCGGCCTGCCGGTGCACCGGTTCATGTCCGGGCCGATCGGCGGCGACCAGCAGATCGGTGCCAAGATCGCCGAGGGGGTCATCGACCTCCTCGTCTTCTTCTGGGACCCCCTCGAGGCGCAGCCCCACGACCCCGACGTGCGCGCGCTGCTCCGTCTCGGCGTCGTGTGGAACGTCCCGATGGCGTGCAACACCGCCTCGGCGGACCTCCTCATCTCCTCACCGCTCTTCGGCGGGGAGTACGAGAGGCACCGCCCGGACTACGGCCAGCGCAGCGCCCCCTGA
- a CDS encoding NAD-dependent epimerase/dehydratase family protein — protein sequence MTRTALVLGGTSFVGRHLVQALLDDGWEVTLFHRGRTGADLFPGVARVTGDRDGDVSALSGDQRWDVVHDVSAYHPDHVDRVADALLGPDGATADRVGHYVLVSTVSVYAPLTAAGATEDAPLLELDEPVPDRADMRLYGELKVLCERRATARFGTPALVRPTIVAGPYDPTDRFTYWVQRLAEPGDHVVPPDLDVPTQWVDARDLAGFLVRAGAERLTGPFTVADDPRPFRELVETCVAVSGSGARLVPLPPDAVGAADGQVRPWLDLPLWLDPATNDSPGMLQVSAGRARAAGFTTRPAAQTVADTLAWVRDEPREPTRGLSRGREAALLARLRD from the coding sequence GTGACCCGCACCGCGCTCGTCCTCGGCGGCACGTCGTTCGTCGGCCGCCACCTCGTCCAGGCCCTCCTCGACGACGGCTGGGAGGTCACGCTGTTCCACCGTGGCCGCACCGGTGCCGACCTGTTCCCCGGCGTCGCGCGGGTGACGGGTGACCGCGACGGGGACGTGTCCGCCCTCAGCGGTGACCAGCGCTGGGACGTCGTCCACGACGTCTCCGCCTACCACCCGGACCACGTCGACCGGGTCGCCGACGCCCTGCTCGGCCCGGACGGCGCGACCGCGGACCGGGTGGGGCACTACGTCCTGGTCTCGACTGTGTCGGTGTACGCCCCGCTCACCGCCGCCGGCGCGACCGAGGACGCCCCGCTCCTCGAGCTCGACGAGCCGGTGCCCGACCGCGCCGACATGCGCCTGTACGGCGAGCTGAAGGTGCTGTGCGAGCGCCGCGCGACCGCCCGCTTCGGCACCCCGGCGCTCGTGCGGCCGACGATCGTCGCGGGCCCGTACGACCCGACGGACCGCTTCACGTACTGGGTGCAGCGCCTCGCCGAGCCGGGCGACCACGTCGTCCCGCCGGACCTCGACGTGCCGACGCAGTGGGTCGACGCCCGGGACCTCGCCGGGTTCCTCGTCCGCGCCGGCGCCGAGCGCCTGACCGGCCCCTTCACCGTCGCCGACGACCCGCGGCCCTTCCGCGAGCTCGTCGAGACCTGCGTGGCGGTGTCGGGCTCCGGCGCCCGCCTCGTCCCCCTGCCGCCCGACGCCGTCGGAGCCGCCGACGGGCAGGTGCGTCCCTGGCTCGACCTGCCCCTGTGGCTCGACCCCGCGACGAACGACAGCCCCGGAATGCTCCAGGTGAGCGCCGGCCGGGCACGAGCGGCCGGCTTCACCACCCGGCCGGCGGCGCAGACCGTCGCCGACACCCTCGCGTGGGTCCGCGACGAGCCGCGCGAGCCGACGCGGGGCCTGTCGCGCGGGCGCGAGGCGGCGCTCCTGGCCCGCCTCCGTGACTGA